From Populus trichocarpa isolate Nisqually-1 chromosome 19, P.trichocarpa_v4.1, whole genome shotgun sequence, a single genomic window includes:
- the LOC7455225 gene encoding potassium transporter 2 isoform X2: MFTRAHLQKTFNIQILMKRSSVFCLLFSGLSLLSPYSSGTFALYSLICRHAKVSLLPNRQVADEALSTYKLENAPEKKNSSRVKMYLEKHKCLHTALLILVLLGTCMVIGDGVLTPAISVFSAVSGLELSMSNNHHQYAVVPITCFILVCLFALQHYGTHRVGFLFAPVVLAWLLCISALGLYNIIHWNPHVYQALSPYYMFKFLKKTKKGGWMSLGGILLCITGSEAMFADLGHFSYAAIQIAFTFLVYPALILAYMGQAAYLSQHHDNTNHIGFYISVPEKLRIPVLIIAILASVVGSQAIISGTFSIINQSQSLGCFPRVKVVHTSDKIHGQIYIPEINWMLMILCVAVTIGFRDTKHMGNASGLAVMTVMLVTTCLTSLVIILCWHKPPVVALSFLLFFGSVELLYFSASLTKFTEGAWLPILLALILMSIMFIWHYATIKKYEFDLHNKVSLEWLLALGSSLGIARVPGIGLVFTDLTSGIPANFSRFVTNLPAFHRVLVFVCVKSVPVPYVPPAERYLVGRVGPPAHRSYRCIVRYGYRDVHQDVDSFETELAARLADFINYDWHRAHGTYSFPEDNASLSNESSTECRLAVIGTVSFSSIPAYEVEESVQPASVSAGFPTVDSVTDVIEMEPVGVVERRVRFATDDESVTLSSADMDLQMQGELEDLSSAQQAGTAFILGHSHVQAKQGSSVLKRLALNFGYNFLRRNCRGADVALKVPPVSLLEVGMVYIV; encoded by the exons ATGTTTACAAGAGCACATTTGCAGAAGACATTCAACATTCAGATACTAATGAAGAGATCTTCGGTgttttgtcttttgttttctGGACTCTCACTCTTGTCCCCTTATTCAA GTGGTACTTTTGCATTGTATTCATTGATCTGCCGGCATGCAAAAGTTAGCCTTCTGCCCAATAGACAGGTTGCAGATGAAGCACTCTCCACATACAAACTAGAGAACGCGCCGGAGAAGAAAAACAGCTCAAGAGTTAAAATGTACCTTGAGAAGCACAAGTGCTTGCACACTGCTTTGCTAATCTTGGTTCTTCTTGGCACTTGCATGGTAATTGGAGATGGAGTCCTCACTCCAGCAATTTCTG TCTTCTCTGCAGTGTCTGGTCTTGAGCTTTCCATGTCCAACAACCATCATCAAT ATGCAGTAGTTCCAATCACTTGCTTCATCTTGGTGTGCCTTTTTGCACTTCAACATTATGGCACGCATCGGGTGGGATTTCTCTTTGCGCCAGTTGTTTTGGCATGGCTACTGTGCATCAGTGCCCTTGGCCTATACAATATAATCCACTGGAACCCACATGTCTATCAAGCTCTTTCTCCATATTACATGTTCAAGTtcttgaagaaaacaaagaaaggagGGTGGATGTCTTTGGGTGGAATATTGTTGTGCATAACAG GCTCAGAGGCAATGTTTGCTGATCTTGGCCACTTCTCATATGCTGCAATTCAA ATTGCTTTCACCTTTCTGGTTTATCCAGCACTTATATTAGCATATATGGGGCAAGCTGCCTATTTGTCACAGCATCATGACAACACAAACCACATTGGCTTTTATATTTCAGTCCCAG AAAAGTTAAGGATACCAGTCCTCATAATAGCTATTCTTGCTTCTGTTGTGGGAAGCCAAGCAATCATCAGTGGAACATTCTCTATCATAAACCAGAGCCAGTCGCTTGGCTGTTTCCCAAGAGTGAAGGTTGTTCACACTTCTGACAAGATACACGGACAGATTTATATCCCTGAGATCAATTGGATGCTCATGATCCTCTGCGTTGCTGTGACCATTGGATTTAGAGACACAAAGCACATGGGAAATGCATCAG GGTTAGCAGTGATGACAGTGATGCTAGTGACCACATGCCTTACTTCCCTGGTTATCATACTTTGTTGGCACAAGCCCCCTGTTGTAGCGCTGTCCTTTCTACTTTTCTTTGGCTCAGTTGAATTGCTTTACTTCTCAGCATCACTTACGAAATTCACCGAGGGTGCATGGCTCCCCATCCTTCTAGCCCTCATTCTGATGAGCATCATGTTTATTTGGCATTATGccaccattaaaaaatatgaattcgACCTCCACAACAAGGTATCACTAGAATGGCTTTTAGCCTTGGGTTCAAGCTTGGGAATTGCTAGGGTCCCCGGAATTGGCTTAGTTTTCACCGATCTCACCTCTGGCATCCCTGCTAACTTCTCACGCTTTGTCACCAACCTCCCAGCCTTCCACCGTGTCCTTGTCTTTGTGTGCGTAAAATCAGTTCCTGTGCCTTACGTGCCCCCTGCGGAGAGGTATCTTGTTGGTCGTGTGGGTCCTCCAGCACATCGGTCTTACAGGTGCATTGTCCGTTATGGATATCGTGATGTGCACCAGGATGTTGATTCTTTTGAAACAGAGCTTGCTGCTAGACTGGCTGATTTCATCAACTATGATTGGCATCGAGCGCATGGGACTTACTCATTTCCTGAAGACAACGCATCTCTATCCAATGAATCATCAACTGAGTGTAGATTGGCAGTGATTGGAACTGTCTCTTTCTCCAGCATACCAGCTTACGAGGTCGAGGAGAGTGTGCAGCCAGCAAGTGTCTCTGCTGGTTTCCCAACAGTAGACAGTGTGACAGATGTTATTGAAATGGAACCTGTTGGGGTAGTAGAAAGAAGAGTGAGGTTTGCTACTGATGATGAGTCCGTAACCCTCTCATCAGCTGATATGGATTTGCAGATGCAAGGAGAGCTAGAAGATTTGTCATCAGCCCAACAAGCTGGTACTGCATTTATATTAGGACACTCGCATGTTCAAGCAAAACAAGGTTCGTCCGTTCTGAAGAGATTGGCTCTTAATTTTGGTTACAATTTTCTCAGGCGGAACTGCCGAGGGGCAGATGTGGCGCTCAAGGTGCCACCGGTCTCTCTTCTAGAGGTCGGCATGGTTTATATTGTGTAA
- the LOC7455225 gene encoding potassium transporter 2 isoform X1, whose translation MDLGHGKCWDTSKKDSWKTLFLLAYQSLGVVYGDLSTSPLYVYKSTFAEDIQHSDTNEEIFGVLSFVFWTLTLVPLFKYVFVVLRADDNGEGGTFALYSLICRHAKVSLLPNRQVADEALSTYKLENAPEKKNSSRVKMYLEKHKCLHTALLILVLLGTCMVIGDGVLTPAISVFSAVSGLELSMSNNHHQYAVVPITCFILVCLFALQHYGTHRVGFLFAPVVLAWLLCISALGLYNIIHWNPHVYQALSPYYMFKFLKKTKKGGWMSLGGILLCITGSEAMFADLGHFSYAAIQIAFTFLVYPALILAYMGQAAYLSQHHDNTNHIGFYISVPEKLRIPVLIIAILASVVGSQAIISGTFSIINQSQSLGCFPRVKVVHTSDKIHGQIYIPEINWMLMILCVAVTIGFRDTKHMGNASGLAVMTVMLVTTCLTSLVIILCWHKPPVVALSFLLFFGSVELLYFSASLTKFTEGAWLPILLALILMSIMFIWHYATIKKYEFDLHNKVSLEWLLALGSSLGIARVPGIGLVFTDLTSGIPANFSRFVTNLPAFHRVLVFVCVKSVPVPYVPPAERYLVGRVGPPAHRSYRCIVRYGYRDVHQDVDSFETELAARLADFINYDWHRAHGTYSFPEDNASLSNESSTECRLAVIGTVSFSSIPAYEVEESVQPASVSAGFPTVDSVTDVIEMEPVGVVERRVRFATDDESVTLSSADMDLQMQGELEDLSSAQQAGTAFILGHSHVQAKQGSSVLKRLALNFGYNFLRRNCRGADVALKVPPVSLLEVGMVYIV comes from the exons ATGGATCTTGGGCATGGCAAGTGTTGGGATACTTCAAAG AAGGATTCCTGGAAGACATTGTTTCTTTTGGCTTACCAAAGCCTTGGAGTAGTATATGGGGACTTGAGCACTTCCCCTCTCTATGTTTACAAGAGCACATTTGCAGAAGACATTCAACATTCAGATACTAATGAAGAGATCTTCGGTgttttgtcttttgttttctGGACTCTCACTCTTGTCCCCTTATTCAAGTATGTCTTTGTGGTCCTTCGAGCAGATGACAATGGAGAGG GTGGTACTTTTGCATTGTATTCATTGATCTGCCGGCATGCAAAAGTTAGCCTTCTGCCCAATAGACAGGTTGCAGATGAAGCACTCTCCACATACAAACTAGAGAACGCGCCGGAGAAGAAAAACAGCTCAAGAGTTAAAATGTACCTTGAGAAGCACAAGTGCTTGCACACTGCTTTGCTAATCTTGGTTCTTCTTGGCACTTGCATGGTAATTGGAGATGGAGTCCTCACTCCAGCAATTTCTG TCTTCTCTGCAGTGTCTGGTCTTGAGCTTTCCATGTCCAACAACCATCATCAAT ATGCAGTAGTTCCAATCACTTGCTTCATCTTGGTGTGCCTTTTTGCACTTCAACATTATGGCACGCATCGGGTGGGATTTCTCTTTGCGCCAGTTGTTTTGGCATGGCTACTGTGCATCAGTGCCCTTGGCCTATACAATATAATCCACTGGAACCCACATGTCTATCAAGCTCTTTCTCCATATTACATGTTCAAGTtcttgaagaaaacaaagaaaggagGGTGGATGTCTTTGGGTGGAATATTGTTGTGCATAACAG GCTCAGAGGCAATGTTTGCTGATCTTGGCCACTTCTCATATGCTGCAATTCAA ATTGCTTTCACCTTTCTGGTTTATCCAGCACTTATATTAGCATATATGGGGCAAGCTGCCTATTTGTCACAGCATCATGACAACACAAACCACATTGGCTTTTATATTTCAGTCCCAG AAAAGTTAAGGATACCAGTCCTCATAATAGCTATTCTTGCTTCTGTTGTGGGAAGCCAAGCAATCATCAGTGGAACATTCTCTATCATAAACCAGAGCCAGTCGCTTGGCTGTTTCCCAAGAGTGAAGGTTGTTCACACTTCTGACAAGATACACGGACAGATTTATATCCCTGAGATCAATTGGATGCTCATGATCCTCTGCGTTGCTGTGACCATTGGATTTAGAGACACAAAGCACATGGGAAATGCATCAG GGTTAGCAGTGATGACAGTGATGCTAGTGACCACATGCCTTACTTCCCTGGTTATCATACTTTGTTGGCACAAGCCCCCTGTTGTAGCGCTGTCCTTTCTACTTTTCTTTGGCTCAGTTGAATTGCTTTACTTCTCAGCATCACTTACGAAATTCACCGAGGGTGCATGGCTCCCCATCCTTCTAGCCCTCATTCTGATGAGCATCATGTTTATTTGGCATTATGccaccattaaaaaatatgaattcgACCTCCACAACAAGGTATCACTAGAATGGCTTTTAGCCTTGGGTTCAAGCTTGGGAATTGCTAGGGTCCCCGGAATTGGCTTAGTTTTCACCGATCTCACCTCTGGCATCCCTGCTAACTTCTCACGCTTTGTCACCAACCTCCCAGCCTTCCACCGTGTCCTTGTCTTTGTGTGCGTAAAATCAGTTCCTGTGCCTTACGTGCCCCCTGCGGAGAGGTATCTTGTTGGTCGTGTGGGTCCTCCAGCACATCGGTCTTACAGGTGCATTGTCCGTTATGGATATCGTGATGTGCACCAGGATGTTGATTCTTTTGAAACAGAGCTTGCTGCTAGACTGGCTGATTTCATCAACTATGATTGGCATCGAGCGCATGGGACTTACTCATTTCCTGAAGACAACGCATCTCTATCCAATGAATCATCAACTGAGTGTAGATTGGCAGTGATTGGAACTGTCTCTTTCTCCAGCATACCAGCTTACGAGGTCGAGGAGAGTGTGCAGCCAGCAAGTGTCTCTGCTGGTTTCCCAACAGTAGACAGTGTGACAGATGTTATTGAAATGGAACCTGTTGGGGTAGTAGAAAGAAGAGTGAGGTTTGCTACTGATGATGAGTCCGTAACCCTCTCATCAGCTGATATGGATTTGCAGATGCAAGGAGAGCTAGAAGATTTGTCATCAGCCCAACAAGCTGGTACTGCATTTATATTAGGACACTCGCATGTTCAAGCAAAACAAGGTTCGTCCGTTCTGAAGAGATTGGCTCTTAATTTTGGTTACAATTTTCTCAGGCGGAACTGCCGAGGGGCAGATGTGGCGCTCAAGGTGCCACCGGTCTCTCTTCTAGAGGTCGGCATGGTTTATATTGTGTAA